In Polaribacter pacificus, the genomic window TACCTCAATCGGTTTGTTAACCTCAACATTTTTAGGAATATAAATATAAGCTCCTTCTGTTGCAAAGGCCGTGTTTAAAGAAGTAAGATTGTCTTGCTTGGCAATTTTGTTAAAGTAGTTCTCAATAACCGCTTTGTATTTGGGTTTTGCTAAGGCCGAAGACAGCAAGCAAATATCCATATTATCATGAGTGGTGTCCGATAAAAAAGAACTGTACTTTCCATCGATAAAAACAACTTTAAAGGTGTCTATATCGTGAATAAAGTATTTCTTTACATCAGCAAAGGTTACTGTGTTTTCTTTGTTTGGAAACAAACAGTAATCTTGTTTTAAAACAGCATTTAGTGAGGTGTATTTCCACGCCTCCAATTTTTTGCTAGGAAAGCCTAATTTTTCAAAAGTATGTAAAGCTTCAGATCTAATATCATGAATATCAGAATTGACATTGACTTTGTTTTCAAAAGCCACATACGATTCAATAATTTTATCTTTTAATTCCATGTTTTTTCTTTCTGTAGTTTCGCCGCTAGTGCGAAATCTTTTTTATATAAACTCCACTGTGATGAGCTTCTCAACTTCTTAAAAATCTTATTTTAATTTTTAAAGAATTTGCAAAAATGCAAGGATGAGATTATACGAGTTCTTTAATCCAATCGTAACCTTTAGCCTCTAATTCTAAAGCCAAAGATGCATCTCCAGACTTTACAATTTTACCATCGTACAATACATGTACAAAATCTGGTACGATATATTCTAACAAGCGTTGATAGTGTGTAATTACAATCACTGCATTGTCTTTAGATTTTAATTTGTTTACACCATTAGCTACGATACGCAAAGCATCAATATCCAAACCAGAATCCGTCTCATCTAAAATGGCCAATTTTGGCTCTAACATTGCCATCTGAAAAATTTCGTTTCTTTTTTTCTCTCCTCCAGAAAAACCTTCGTTTAACGAACGCGATAAAAATTTACGATCCATTTCTAACAACTCTGATTTTTCAC contains:
- the sufC gene encoding Fe-S cluster assembly ATPase SufC codes for the protein MLKINNLHASIDNKSILKGLNLEVKAGEVHAIMGPNGAGKSTMANIIAGKEEYEVTNGIIELDGEDISELAPEERAHNGVFLSFQYPVEIPGVSVTNFIKTAINESRKARGMEEMPAKDMLKLIREKSELLEMDRKFLSRSLNEGFSGGEKKRNEIFQMAMLEPKLAILDETDSGLDIDALRIVANGVNKLKSKDNAVIVITHYQRLLEYIVPDFVHVLYDGKIVKSGDASLALELEAKGYDWIKELV